The following coding sequences are from one Rhipicephalus microplus isolate Deutch F79 chromosome 3, USDA_Rmic, whole genome shotgun sequence window:
- the LOC119172285 gene encoding uncharacterized protein LOC119172285: MRAKSFLLLLACIVVTSTLICLYGDPKPALDGLVSETHRQLTNLKNLKVVPEQRDPQELERYLLHLGLSPATSSEGGPSPAALLANESGPLPPIVGTAMGVDQLGRLPGFLEACQTHFPDHSVVVYGLDFGPAELLAAQNMCNSSNCTLRTLNFDFYPAHVSNLKIYAYRPIIIQELVRESGGVLWVEPDYQLTSAPDPRRVVGRALREGLAAPWSSQPQPTSALTHLGMFEFLRAPREHFFFQRMVDPSVLLLFDSPQVRGRLMLPWVRCALVADCITPVGAQSTGCRFDKKPLYRYSGCHRYDVSALNIILGLLYENNRQPYVFQDEDHFFRRIVDGSDGPLSGQPEANSTVNRSTTQ; the protein is encoded by the exons ATGCGGGCCAAGAGCTTCCTCCTGTTGCTGGCCTGCATTGTGGTGACCAGCACCCTCATCTGCCTCTATGGGGACCCAAAACCCGCCCTGGACGGGCTCGTCTCAGAGACCCACCGGCAGCTCACCAATCTCAAAAACCTCAAG GTTGTTCCTGAGCAGCGTGATCCCCAGGAGCTTGAGCGCTACCTGCTGCACCTGGGGTTGTCTCCGGCCACGTCTTCAGAGGGTGGTCCTTCCCCAGCTGCCCTGCTGGCAAACGAGAGCGGTCCGCTGCCACCCATCGTAGGCACCGCCATGGGTGTCGACCAGCTAGGCCGGCTGCCGGGCTTCCTAGAGGCCTGCCAGACACACTTCCCCGACCACTCAGTGGTCGTCTACGGTCTGGACTTTGGACCAGCTGAACTGCTTGCG GCACAAAACATGTGTAACTCTAGTAACTGCACCTTGCGCACACTCAACTTCGACTTCTATCCAGCCCACGTGAGCAACCTCAAAATTTATGCCTATCGGCCCATTATAATTCAG GAGTTGGTTCGAGAGTCCGGCGGTGTGCTGTGGGTGGAGCCAGACTACCAGTTGACCAGCGCACCCGACCCGCGCCGTGTGGTGGGCCGGGCGCTGCGCGAGGGCCTGGCCGCGCCCTGGTCCTCCCAGCCGCAACCCACATCTGCCCTCACCCACCTGGGCATGTTTGAGTTCCTTAGGGCGCCCCGCGAGCACTTCTTCTTCCAGCGCATGGTCGATCCCTCAGTGCTTCTCCTTTTCGACTCGCCGCAG GTGCGGGGTCGTCTGATGCTGCCGTGGGTGCGGTGTGCCCTGGTGGCCGACTGCATCACCCCCGTGGGGGCCCAGAGTACGGGCTGTCGCTTTGATAAGAAGCCCCTGTACCGGTACTCGGGTTGCCATAG GTACGACGTATCAGCTCTCAACATTATTTTGGGCCTGCTCTACGAGAACAACCGGCAGCCATACGTCTTTCAAGACGAGGACCACTTCTTCCGGAGGATTGTGGACGGCAGCGACGGGCCGTTGTCGGGTCAGCCTGAGGCGAACAGCACAGTCAACCGCTCGACCACCCAATGA